In a single window of the Balaenoptera acutorostrata chromosome 3, mBalAcu1.1, whole genome shotgun sequence genome:
- the PNMA1 gene encoding paraneoplastic antigen Ma1, which yields MAMALLEDWCRGMDVNSQRALLVWGIPVNCDEAEIEETLQAAMPQVPYRVLGRMFWREENAKAALLELTGAVDYAAIPREMPGKGGVWKVVFKPPTSDAEFLERLHLFLAREGWTVQDVARVLGFQNPTPAPGPDMTAEMLNYILDNVIQPLVESVWYKKLTLFSGRDILGPGEETFGPWLEHTNEVIEEWQVSDVEKRRRLMQSLRGPAAEFIRILKISNPAITTAECLKALEQVFGSVESSRDAQVRFLNTYQNPGEKLSAYVIRLEPLLQKVVEKGAIDKDNVNQARLEQVIAGANHSWAIRRQLWLTGAAEGPAPNLFQLLVQIREEEAKEEEEEAEAALLQLGLEGHF from the coding sequence ATGGCGATGGCGCTGTTGGAAGACTGGTGTAGGGGGATGGATGTGAACTCCCAGAGAGCCCTGCTGGTCTGGGGGATCCCCGTGAACTGTGATGAGGCTGAAATCGAAGAGACCCTCCAGGCTGCGATGCCCCAGGTGCCCTATCGAGTGCTTGGGAGAATGTTCTGGAGGGAAGAGAATGCCAAAGCAGCCTTGTTAGAGCTCACTGGTGCTGTCGATTATGCCGCGATCCCCAGGGAGATGCCAGGTAAAGGAGGGGTCTGGAAAGTGGTCTTTAAGCCCCCGACTTCCGATGCTGAATTTCTAGAAAGGTTGCACCTCTTCCTAGCAAGAGAGGGGTGGACCGTGCAAGATGTTGCCCGTGTCCTTGGGTTTCAGAACCCCACTCCGGCCCCAGGCCCAGATATGACAGCAGAGATGCTAAACTATATTTTGGATAATGTTATTCAGCCTCTTGTTGAGTCCGTATGGTACAAGAAGCTGACACTCTTCTCCGGGAGGGACAtcctggggcctggggaggagaCATTTGGTCCCTGGCTGGAGCACACTAATGAGGTCATAGAGGAGTGGCAGGTGTCAGATGTGGAAAAGAGGCGGCGGTTGATGCAGAGTCTTAGAGGCCCTGCTGCTGAGTTCATACGCATTCTCAAGATCAGCAACCCTGCGATTACCACCGCCGAATGCCTGAAGGCGCTTGAGCAGGTGTTTGGGAGCGTGGAGAGCTCTAGGGATGCGCAGGTCAGATTTCTGAACACTTACCAGAACCCGGGAGAAAAGTTATCCGCTTATGTCAttcgtctggagcctctgctgcAGAAGGTGGTGGAGAAGGGGGCCATAGATAAAGATAACGTGAATCAAGCCCGCCTGGAGCAGGTCATTGCCGGGGCCAACCACAGCTGGGCCATCCGAAGGCAGCTGTGGCTGACCGGGGCTGCGGAAGGGCCAGCGCCAAACCTCTTCCAGTTGCTGGTGCAGATCCGCGAGGAGGAGgccaaggaagaggaggaggaggctgaggctgCCCTCCTGCAGTTAGGCCTGGAGGGGCACTTCTGA
- the MIDEAS gene encoding mitotic deacetylase-associated SANT domain protein, whose product MNLQAQPKAQNKRKRCLFGDQEPAPKEQLQPLQAPQQPPAPPPSRVKEEPYFAHEGPAGAAPASQPVELPPSNSLALLNSVVYGSERTMLSQQVGSVKWPNSVMAPGRGPERGGVGGVSDSGWQQQPGQPPPHSTWNRHSLPLYSGPKGSPHPGMGVSTYYNHPEPLKREKAGGPQLDRFGNAVRPMVPQKVQLEVGRPQAPLNSFHVAKKPPNQTLPLQPFQLAFGHQVNRQVFRQGPSPPNPVAAFPPQKQQQQQQAALPQMQLFENFYPMQQPPSQQPQDFGLQPAGPLSQSHLAHHSLAPYPFPPNPDMNPELRKALLQESAPQPVLPQAQIAFPRRSRRLSKEGVLPSTTLDGAGAQPGQDPASNLFLHHWPLQQPPPGPLGQPHPEALGFPLELRESQLLSDGERLAPNGREREAPAMGSEEGTRAVGTGDCGQVLRGGVIQSTRRRRRASQEANLLTLAQKAVELASLQSTKDASGSEEKRKSVLASTTKCGVEFSEPSLAAKRAREDSGMVPLIIPVSVPVRAVDPTEAAQAGGVDEDGKGPEQNPTEHKPSVIVTRRRSTRIPGTDAPAQAEDMNVKLEGEPVRKPKQRPRPEPLIIPTKAGTFIAPPVYSNITPYQSHLRSPVRLADHPSERSFELPPYTPPPILSPVREGSGLYFNAIISTSSIPAPPPITPKSAHRTLLRSNSAEVTPPVLSVMGEATPVSIEPRINVGSRFQAEIPSMRDRALAAADSHKADLVWQPWEDLESSREKQRQVEDLLTAACSSIFPGAGTNQELALHCLHESRGDILETLSKLLLKKPLRLHNHPLATYHYTGSDQWKMAERKLFNKGIAIYKKDFFLVQKLIQTKTVAQCVEFYYTYKKQVKIGRNGTLTFGDVDTSDEKSAQEEVEVDIKTSQKFPRVPPPRRESPSEERLEPKKEVKETRKEEEEEMPETQEKGEQEEGRERSRRAAAVKATQTLQANESANDILILRSHESNAPGSAGGQASEKPREGPGKSRRALPFSEKKKKPEPFNKSQNQENTFPCKKCGRVFYKVKSRSAHMKSHAEQEKKAAALRQKEKEAAAAAATAAASPHQPALREESSAGERG is encoded by the exons ATGAACCTCCAGGCCCAGCCCAAGGCTCAGAACAAGCGGAAGCGTTGCCTCTTTGGGGACCAGGAACCAGCTCCCAAGGAGCAGCTCCAACCCCTGCAAGCACCACAGCAGCCCCCGGCCCCTCCACCGTCCAGAGTGAAGGAGGAGCCTTACTTTGCACACGAGGGTCCGGCAGGGGCTGCCCCCGCCTCCCAGCCTGTGGAACTGCCCCCTTCCAACAGTCTGGCCCTGCTGAACTCCGTGGTATACGGGTCTGAGCGAACCATGTTGTCTCAGCAGGTGGGCTCGGTCAAGTGGCCCAACTCTGTGATGGCTCCAGGGCGAGGCCCGGAGCGTGGAGGGGTTGGGGGTGTCAGTGACAGCGGCTGGCAGCAGCAGCCCGGCCAGCCTCCGCCCCACTCGACGTGGAATCGCCACAGCCTGCCCCTTTACAGTGGACCCAAGGGAAGCCCTCATCCTGGCATGGGGGTCTCCACCTACTATAACCACCCTGAGCCGCTGAAGCGGGAGAAAGCAGGGGGGCCACAGCTGGACCGCTTTGGGAACGCTGTGCGGCCAATGGTGCCGCAGAAGGTGCAGCTGGAGGTTGGGCGGCCCCAGGCACCCCTGAACTCTTTCCATGTGGCCAAGAAGCCCCCGAACCAGACGCTGCCCCTGCAGCCCTTCCAGCTGGCATTCGGCCACCAGGTGAACCGGCAGGTCTTCCGGCAGGGCCCATCGCCGCCCAACCCCGTCGCCGCCTTCCCAccgcagaagcagcagcagcagcagcaagcgGCCCTGCCCCAGATGCAGCTCTTTGAGAACTTCTACCCCATGCAGCAGCCACCGTCTCAGCAGCCCCAGGACTTTGGCCTGCAGCCAGCCGGGCCGCTGAGTCAGTCCCACCTGGCTCACCACAGCCTGGCACCCTACCCCTTCCCCCCAAACCCTGACATGAACCCAGAACTGCGCAAGGCCCTCCTGCAGGAGTCAGCCCCGCAGCCTGTGCTACCTCAGGCGCAGATCGCCTTTCCCCGCCGTTCTCGCCGCCTCTCTAAGGAGGGCGTCCTGCCTTCCACCACCCTGGATGGGGCTGGCGCCCAACCTGGGCAGGATCCCGCCAGCAACCTGTTCCTGCACCACTGGCCCCTGCAGCAGCCGCCACCCGGCCCCTTGGGGCAGCCCCATCCTGAAGCTCTGGGATTCCCGCTGGAGCTGAGGGAGTCGCAGTTGCTGTCGGACGGGGAGAGACTGGCACCCAATGGCCGGGAGCGGGAGGCTCCCGCCATGGGCAGCGAGGAGGGCACGCGGGCTGTGGGCACAGGGGACTGTGGGCAGGTGCTACGGGGTGGGGTGATCCAGAGCACTCGACGGAGGCGCCGGGCGTCCCAGGAGGCCAATTTGCTGACCCTGGCCCAGAAGGCAGTGGAGCTGGCCTCACTGCAGAGCACAAAG gaTGCCAGTGGCTCTGAGGAGAAGCGGAAAAGTGTATTGGCTTCAACTACCAAGTGTGGGGTGGAGTTTTCTGAGCCTTCCTTAGCTGCCAAGCGAGCACGAGAGGACAGCGGGATGGTACCCCTCATCATCCCAGTGTCTGTGCCTGTGCGGGCTGTGGACCCAACTGAGGCAGCCCAAGCTGGAGGTGTTGACGAGGATGGAAAGGGTCCTGAACAGAACCCCACTGAACACAAGCCGTCGGTCATCGTCACCCGCAGGCGGTCCACCCGTATCCCCGGAACTGATGCCCCAGCTCAG gCTGAGGACATGAACGTCAAGTTGGAGGGGGAACCAGTGCGGAAACCAAAGCAGCGGCcgaggcctgagcctctgatcATCCCCACCAAGGCGGGCACTTTCATCGCCCCTCCCGTCTACTCCAACATCACCCCTTACCAGAGCCACCTGCGCTCCCCTGTCCGCCTAGCTGACCACCCCTCCGAGCGGAGCTTTGAGCTGCCCCCCTATACACCACCCCCCATCCTCAGCCCTGTGCGGGAAGGCTCCGGACTCTATTTCAATGCCATCATATCGACCAGCAgcatcccagcccctcctcccatcaCGCCAAAGAGTGCCCATCGCACCCTGCTCCGGTCTA ATAGCGCTGAAGTCACCCCGCCTGTCCTCTCTGTGATGGGGGAGGCCACCCCAGTGAGCATCGAGCC ACGGATCAATGTGGGCTCCCGGTTCCAAGCAGAAATCCCCTCAATGAGGGACCGCGCCCTGGCAGCCGCAGACTCCCACAAGGCCGACTTGGTGTGGCAGCCATGGGAGGACCTAGAGAGCAGCCGGGAGAAGCAGAGGCAAG tggAAGACCTGCTGACAGCTGCCTGCTCCAGCATTTTCCCTGGAGCTGGCACCAACCAGGAGCTGGCCCTGCACTGTCTGCACGAGTCCAGGGGAGACATCCTG GAAACGCTGAGTAAGCTGCTACTGAAGAAGCCCCTGCGGCTGCACAACCACCCATTGGCAACTTATCACTACACAG GCTCTGACCAGTGGAAGATGGCTGAGAGGAAGCTGTTCAACAAGGGCATTGCCATCTACAAGAAGGATTTCTTCTTGGTGCAGAAGCTG ATCCAAACCAAGACCGTGGCCCAGTGTGTGGAGTTCTACTACACCTACAAGAAGCAGGTGAAGATTGGCCGCAATGGGACACTAACCTTCGGGGATGTGGATACAAGTGATGAAAAGTCGGCCCAGGAAGAGGTTGAAGTGGATATTAAG ACTTCCCAGAAGTTCCCAAGGGTGCCTCCTCCCAGAAGAGAGTCCCCAAGTGAAGAGAGGCTAGAGCCTAAGAAGGAAGTAAAGGAGaccagaaaggaggaggaggaagagatgcCAGAGACCCAGGAGAAGGGGGAGCAGGAAGAGGGGCGAGAGCGAAGCCGGCGGGCAGCGGCTGTCAAAGCCACGCAGACACTACAGGCCAATGAGTCG GCCAATGACATCCTCATCCTCCGAAGCCACGAATCCAATGCCCCTGGATCTGCGGGTGGCCAGGCCTCAGAGAAGCCAAGGGAGGGGCCAGGGAAGTCACGTAGGGCACTTCCTTTTtcggagaagaagaaaaaaccagAGCCATTTAATAAGAGCCAGAATCAGGAGAACACTTTTCCGTGTAAAAAATGTGGCAG GGTGTTTTACAAGGTGAAGAGCCGCAGCGCTCACATGAAGAGCCACGCTGAGCAGGAGAAGAAAGCAGCCGCTCTgaggcagaaggagaaagaggccGCGGCCGCTGCGGCCACTGCGGccgcctccccccaccagccGGCCCTGAGGGAGGAGAGCAGCGCGGGCGAGAGGGGCTGA